acggagcgctgtaaatagggcagacgcctctgccgaggaaaaagcctatacgaaaggggtgcgggccgcgaagcgggagtactggaggcaccggatcgaccaactgcgcgacgataaggatttgtggaacatggtgggctggctgggagccggaccacgcctccggtccccgccgctggttattaacggcgagcaagtgagcgagcctttagcaaaagcggaagcactgcaacgggaggtgcttggccgattttcggcggaggatgacctgcagggagaccccttggaggcctggtcgccggacgaggctaaaatcccttgggacacccaggttagtgcggaagaggcggagcgctcctgcattggggttacgagcacgtccccgggcatcgacggaatgaccgtccggctactaaaagccggatgggcttcgttggccgagccggtgcgcaggctctaccaacgttgcctggaactcggacatttcccagcgccttggaagaaggccgaagtcgcgatgctaccgaaaacggggaagaaagaccggagcagcgttcgatcctggcggcctatagccctcctctcctgcatcggaaaaggcctcgagaggctcgttgcacgccggatagcttgggccatacacgacaacgggctccttagctgcacccacggcggtgccctacccaaacgatcggcgacggatctggtttgtgccctcgcccacgatatcgagcaggctctagctcgcggggaggaagtcacccttgtcgcatgcgacgtccaaggcgccttcgacgccctcctccataggcgattaatacggaaaatgcggagcctcgggtttagtaaaatgctcctcaggttcgtgattaactttttaagcggccgccaggcccgagtccggctggagggtacgaccacgggctttaggcggcttgggtgcggcaccccgcaagggtctcccctttccccgatcctatatatattatatttggcgtatctcgtcaaaaacggtacgaagtggcggttggcatacgcagacgacgtgcttacatggaaatcgtcaccctcgttggaggaaaacgtacgttggctggaaaataaactccgggatatgcacgaaattgcggcggaagagaagatccattttgcagcggaaaagacagaggtgatccatatcactaagaaaaggcacggtcgcaacccggaaatccggattaatggtagaacggttaccccggtccaactaccgggcggtcgacgcggacaaagcgcctccggggccgagcgctacccgggcatgcgttggcttggtttttggtttagccgacggctagacgggcgccgccacgtggccgaaagggctgccaaagcaatggcggtcgctgcccacctcaagagctttggggcagtaagatacggaccgcctgcggctgcacttcgcaaggcagcggtggcatgcgtgggttcctcggccacctacgcagccgaggcatggtacaacccagcgcacaagcaaagaggactcctcaaagcattgaacaaaccgctggttttagcggcacgggcaatcctcccggcgtataaaaccaccccctcgtccactgttctcagggacgcaggactaccctcggcccgcgtcgcgctggcctacacccgcctgaaatacggcgcccgactaaggctcgcggacaaggggcacccccttgtcagccgcctgcgtgaaacacctcgtgcccgcaactcgggccattcggccacgaccctgcaaacggctgcacaacttctcccgcggatccggagactagagttgcgcgcacctcgcaatgccccggattctcgcactgaccccaccggaggagtcccgaaagaggaagcggcccgccgctttatcgaatggctggacatggtatcacctgacgatatcgtggtatatacggatggttcggaaaaacacgaaaacaactgcgtccaaatagggtacggatgggccgcttttagggcgggcctggaatttgccgcaggctccgcatctattacgccggaaagccacgttttcgacgccgaggcgattggcgccctaaaagggctacaggcggcagctaaggcccagccaggcgcccggatctggatttgtgtggacagcacctcggttatttggggtcttagaggcgacgcgccgcgttcgtcccaatgggcctttctggagttccataaccttgtcgatctactccgaaaacaaggtaccgaggttcgggtccgttggtgccctgggcaccagggaatcccgggaaacgaccgggctgacgagctggccaaggccggctccgccggaccgccggacccaaacccgagggctcagcaaaccacgtatagcggtgccggcacggtcctcagagccattctttccaatataaagaaggactggtggcgtaaagaactctgtgaacggtcccccgcatatagggaatggaaattccaatacacaccgagaaaggagcccgaggaactgcgtttgccaagacccctactgggccattatttggccatgaggaccggccacggcgatttcaaggcctaccatgaccgtttcaaccaccaggatgcaaacacctcgtgtgcctggtgctggaagcggacctcccctgagcacccggtgcactgccgctattcgcgggcggtgtggagaaactggccgtggcctaataacgaccggccggccgggccgccaaatcgcgcccaacgctggaaattcttccagacaagcttcgggcaaccgaaaagctttgaggcgttttcgatagccaccaactacttcagcgcccgccccagagcggcccgccagcgccccgcgcgccacgaacgcactttacgcctagggacaccgatcgtaaacgactcgaactctgacgaggaatagacttactgccttttcacccacacttcacggcacaagccgtcagacgaaccctccgtgcaccttaggcacggggtcgcgtcagtgaactaaccccctaagcaggaccgggcccgaacccggtcaggcacgatccgcctctgccctccttgttttccccctgtgtaaataaagaagatagaacgcgcgccgagatacccctcgggaggttgctaacggccggctaacaagccgggccgagcccggcgttaactaatactactactactactactactactgttCTTTTGCCAGCCCCCATGACATTTATGCCCAGCTTACTCCATACGTACCTGCCCAAAGTCGGGCTCACTAGCGTTGCCCACTCACAAAGCCGAGTGACCTAGCCACATCTGCGGCTGCCTcatcgagaaaaaaaagcgccGTGCGTTGCGGCGTGGCTAGGAATGGGACCTGCTGCTCACCTGTGGAGGCCTGCGCAAACacgagaataaaaaaaaaacatgtcaAGGCTGGAGGTCAACCTTGCTTGCATTAAAAAGTCGTTTTGTCGGTGAACATGACTGGTGAAGGATCTTCCTGGCAGATGGCCATGGGCCCGGACAGTTGTCAAGGCGTCTTGGCAATCGCCATTCGGCCGAAGAAAGAAGGCAActatcggtttttttttttttttttttttttttctttgcaccCAGGGCCGTTGTggcgaaacaaaaaaaacctcaAAGCCATGCAAACAGACCTTTTGGGGGCCAAAAAAGAATAGCTTGGTCAGAGcgagccgaaaaaaaaagacagcggTCGGGCGGACGAACCCGAGGACCAACACCTTCACCGGGTACCCGGGACTGTTCACCGCAAAAAAGGTCCAACGCATCGGTTCCCACGCGGAAGCAGGACACCCATTCCCCGCCCTTGTTTCCCTGGAACTGTCTCGGCATTGCATGTCTTTTTTGCAACATGGGAAACAACGGGGGAGAATGTGATGGCATACCGGAAGACCAAAAGGGGGTGGTTCCCCCATGCATCATCCAACTGTGGAAACGTTGCACAAATCTCCAAAAAAGAAGTTGGTATCGCGATGAGCCGGGGCCCAGGGAAACGGGTTGCCACAGCTTCGTGCGTATCTTGGGATATTTCGCCCGTACCACCAAAAACCCCTCaagattctttttctttttctttttttttcctgcagCCTGGAGCCATGTGTGCACCCcctcttgtttttttctttctccggaaTGAAGGTCAAAGACAGCGGATACAATCGGCAGGCACAGAGTAATTCCATCCCATCGGCAAGCTTGCTCCCGTTCTTTTGGTGCCTCCCCGGCAACTCGAACGTcaagtgttttttttatgtgCGTTAATCATGCAGTGGTTAGGTGCGTGTACCTGGTGGTTCAAAACTCAACCAAAGACAATGCGTTGGTCTATTGTTTTATTTCTTGTAGACTTATCTTTTTGGACCAGGGCGATTCCTCAATTTACAAAGACATTATAGCAGGTGATGTAAACTCAACTTGGTTCTGCTCAAGCCCAGGTGCGGATCAACATGCCTAGCTGCACGCTAAGCGCTGTAGCGTGGGGAAAGATCTACGTGAATTTCCTGTCCAAGGTGGGAATCTATACCCTAATGTAAGATTTGGCCGAAAATGGAAGGCGTGGCTTGGATTGATGCACCACCGTAGGCGGGGTGACCTGACCTTGGAAGAAAAATACATGTACACATTGATTGGAAGTATATGTTGGCCTGGAAAAAtaaagccttttttttctttggcagCTCTCGCCGTCTCCCCCGGCATGAAAAAGCAACAGAACAACCTAAATTGAAGAATGATCTAGGCCAAGGcccagacttttttttttggttgaaAGCTACAAGCGACCTAGAGGCGCGGCCCCGCCCCCATCTTAGCGCAGCATGTACCTGTATACTACACCTCGacacataaaaaaaaatgtacTCACCTTTTTGCAGACAAGCACAGACAAGCGATGGCCCGCAAGTCCAGACCCGGCAGGACCTGACAGAGAAAACCGCCGCGATGGCcgatgtaaaaaaaaaaaaaaaaaaaaaaaaagaccacaaAAAAGAGATGCAGATTAAGATTCACCGGTCGGCTGCTCTAAGACCCAGAAACCCGGACCTTTTATTCCCGTTCCTTTCCACCCctcattttttttaaaaacacGCTGCACGCATGGGGGAGCTACCCAAAACCATGGAACAGGGTCGACGGCATGCTGAAGAATCTCGACTCGCACAAAGAAGGGTATTTTTTGTGGCGCACAGATGAGAGTAACAGAAGAAATAAATCACAAAGAgatagaaaagaagaagaaaaaaagcaaggcGAAAGAGTGTTGGATACGGGGTACGAACCTAGATTAAATCAAGCCTTGTTTGTTCTCCCTTTTTCTGCTTTTGCTGCTGGCTTCCCTAGTCGCACCCCCCTTCACCTAGACCCCACGGCTGGGAGAGATCAAGCCGTTGCCCGGATGTGCAGAATGATGtaaatgagaaaaaaaaagtgtctTGACAAATTTCACGGGAACGGGGAAAGCTTGCGCACGAGAGgatcaaggaaaaaaaaaagacgcggAAGGGTAGTGTgcattgtctttttttttctccttcgtttttttttcctggggGGCCATGCCGTGTCTTCAGAAGTCTTGTCTCTCGGACAACTTGGGACCTGCACCAACGGAGTGGACCGGGGGTGGCGGTTGgtgtaagaaaaaaaaaagacaagaagaagagacaACCTACTCGCACGTCTTTGTACAGAGTATATGTGTGCTGCCACGTCAGTACCTGTTGAGTATTGTTTTTTCCCCATTCCCCATGTTCACCTCTTCTTGACCTCTTTAATCTCTTTGCTTTTGTAGCATACGAGTCTGTTGATCTACCTTGATCTACCTGATCTACCCAGTAGTCCACGGTGACCGAAGCCACCTTTTATTTTCCCCTTTATTCCGGTAGGCCCAGCGAGAGAACAAAGAAACCCAAAACAATATTTTTTccctccctctctctctctcacctttacgaaaaaaaagatggctACACTTATTCCACCAAACGGCGCTGGAGACGCGGAAAAGGAGTCATGTACGAGCCCTTCAAGTTTGAGGCCCTCGAGCTGGGTGCACAGTATACAAGGAAGCCAAACAGACCTGGACTCGACCAGTCCATCCTTAAGAAAACAAGAGGGTGCAGCGAGCCCGAGGATATCGAGCGATCTCGCCGGCACAGATACAGACACAGACACGGACGAGCATGAAGAGCCGCCGCTGCCTTACTCAAAAGCCAGGTGTGTCGCGCTGGTCGTGACCACCACGGGGGCTGCCTTCACAAACGTGAGTACTCCCCATAACCCGCCAAGGTACTTTTGACCATCCACTCACTCGCAATATTGCACTCTTTTGTCACAGATTCTATCAATCCAAGCAGTCGTGATTGCCCTGCCGACCATCGGCCGCGATCTCAACATACCAGACACGAGACTCCAGTGGGTCGTGTCTTCGTATGCTCTCTCCTTTGGctgcttcctcctcctctggGGTCGCATTGCCGACCTCTACGGCATGAAAAAGATCTTTGTGCTCGGTTCCGCATGGGTCGCTGTCACTACGGCGCTGAACCCCCTCATCAAAAACGAGATTGCCTTTGACCTCTTTAGGGGCCTCCAAGGTTTGGTAGGAGCTgccacgaaaaaaaaatcctgcCAAGTGGCCCCTGAACCAGAAGCTGACTTTTTCGTTTCTACAACAGGGAGCTGCGGCCAATGTCCCCACAGCCCTCGGCATTCTAGGAACTACATTTCGGCCCGGCAAGGCCAAGACGAATGCATTTAGCGCATACGGTAAGCTTCCACGCCGTTGCTGTCAATTGTCCTGTCCACATGCAAGCATGAGCTAACCAAAACCCCTCATTTAAACCAAACCATAGGCGCCGGTGCTCCGTTAGGTAGCATATTCGGCACCCTGATGGCCGGCTTCATCACCGCCAACGTATCTTGGGTCTGGGTTTTTGGCGTCACGGCCATCCTGGCTGGCCTGCTCACCGTGGCCGGCATCTTTGTCATCCCGCCCGACGAGCCCAAGCCCAGGTCCACAAACCCCGCGGCCGCAGTCGACTGGATCGGCGCCATGCTCATCACCTTTGGGCTCTTCGTGCTGCTGTTCGCCCTGACGCAGGGAAACATCACCGGGTGGAGGGCGCCGTGGATCCCCGTCCTGCTGGCCCTGAGCGTCGGCATAATCGGCGCCTTTGTCTACTGGCAGAACTGGCTCGAGAAGAAGGGCGACCGACCCGTGCTCGTCAAGCCGTCGCTGCTAAAGAAGAGCAAAGGCTTCGGCGCCGCCATGCTGCTCATGGGCCTCTTCTTCTCGTCCTTCAACGGCTTCCTCGTCTATGCCACCTACTACTACCAATCTTACCAGGGGCTCAGCGTGCTCGACACGACGCTGAGGTTCCTACCGACCGGCGTCGCCGGCATCGCCACCGCCTTCATCGCCTCGAAACTGCTCCGCCGGCTCCCTGCCTGGCTGATCCTGTTCCTGGGCAACGTGTGCGTGTCGGTTTCGAACCTGATATTCGCCCTGCCCATCGACCCCAGCACGAGCTACTTCGCCACCGGCATGATCGCCATGTCGCTGAGCGTCTTTGGTGCAGACACCACG
The Pyricularia oryzae 70-15 chromosome 1, whole genome shotgun sequence DNA segment above includes these coding regions:
- a CDS encoding puromycin resistance protein pur8 is translated as MATLIPPNGAGDAEKESCTSPSSLRPSSWVHSIQGSQTDLDSTSPSLRKQEGAASPRISSDLAGTDTDTDTDEHEEPPLPYSKARCVALVVTTTGAAFTNILSIQAVVIALPTIGRDLNIPDTRLQWVVSSYALSFGCFLLLWGRIADLYGMKKIFVLGSAWVAVTTALNPLIKNEIAFDLFRGLQGLGAAANVPTALGILGTTFRPGKAKTNAFSAYGAGAPLGSIFGTLMAGFITANVSWVWVFGVTAILAGLLTVAGIFVIPPDEPKPRSTNPAAAVDWIGAMLITFGLFVLLFALTQGNITGWRAPWIPVLLALSVGIIGAFVYWQNWLEKKGDRPVLVKPSLLKKSKGFGAAMLLMGLFFSSFNGFLVYATYYYQSYQGLSVLDTTLRFLPTGVAGIATAFIASKLLRRLPAWLILFLGNVCVSVSNLIFALPIDPSTSYFATGMIAMSLSVFGADTTWPTMTLFTSRALPKEDQAVGGALVNAVGQVGRAVGLAIATAVQVSVMAKARGTQIETAGSVLAGDGASLDGLRAAFWFNLAVGVCAAAVAAFAFRGSGIIGIPEKTTTVKSPTSSSPSQENCGIIPPPPVVEAKHGNRSIV